A single genomic interval of Longimicrobiales bacterium harbors:
- the yidD gene encoding membrane protein insertion efficiency factor YidD yields MLSPFLTSTIRLYQQVISPWTLASCRFTPTCSAYAVEAIERYGAGRGSWFALKRIARCHPWGGRGYDPIPLPSEKDETPVCVD; encoded by the coding sequence GTGCTTTCCCCCTTCCTGACTTCGACCATTCGTTTGTATCAGCAGGTGATTTCACCGTGGACGCTTGCATCCTGTCGTTTCACCCCGACTTGTTCGGCATATGCGGTGGAAGCGATCGAACGGTACGGCGCTGGGCGCGGCTCATGGTTTGCACTCAAGCGTATCGCTCGTTGCCATCCTTGGGGTGGTCGTGGGTATGATCCGATTCCCCTTCCCTCAGAAAAGGACGAGACCCCAGTGTGCGTAGATTGA